One window from the genome of Salvia splendens isolate huo1 chromosome 9, SspV2, whole genome shotgun sequence encodes:
- the LOC121748535 gene encoding serine/threonine-protein kinase CTR1-like isoform X3 — MEMPGRRSNYTLLSQIPDDPPFLPAPPKFSAANPPPQPYYYESHSADTSKLKSDRIGGSAAAYDWDAIDQRMISQQSRIGATSFAGGSFGLQRQSSGSSFGESSISGDYYPPSLSNPEGVFSHFSDGGSDLRVKAAEASGRSSSRKSWAQQTEESYQLQLALALRLSSEATCADDPNLLDPAPDESAYRPSSSADAISHRFWVNGCLSYYDKIPDGFYSIHGMDPYVWAVCSDLQESGRIPSLDSMKAIDPATMSSVEVIVVDRRVDPSLRELQNQIHTKSSSSLTANEVVDQLAKIVCTHMGHAASNGEEDLIKIWKQHSDNLKDCLGSVVLPIGSVSVGLCKHRSLLFKVLADIIGLPCRIAKGCKFCNREDGSSCLVRFELDREYLIDLIEKPGCLSDPDSMSNGPSTISISSPLRFPRSKKVEPTIDFRLLAKQYFLEFQSLNQIFDESLAAGPVTDAGAGDPLFPRQSEKINDDRTGTPPSLSKEEEVSRKLIGSTPLKPPPAVRHNGLPGPRGNGNKDWRSIGGNMLFQTKSSAELAFDIEELKIHWDDLVIKERIGAGSFGTVHRAEWNDSDVAVKILMEQDFHAERFKEFLREVAIMKRLRHPNIVLLMGAVTEPPNLSIITEYLSRGSLYRLLHKHGTREMLDERRRLSKGDELSSQAQPSHCS; from the exons ATGGAAATGCCCGGCCGCCGCTCCAATTACACCTTGCTGAGCCAAATTCCCGACGACCCGCCCTTCCTCCCCGCGCCGCCCAAATTCTCAGCCGCCAACCCGCCTCCGCAGCCCTACTACTACGAATCGCACTCCGCCGACACTAGCAAGCTCAAATCCGACCGAATAGGTGGATCGGCCGCCGCATACGACTGGGACGCGATCGATCAGCGGATGATTTCGCAGCAGAGCCGGATCGGAGCGACCTCGTTCGCCGGCGGCTCCTTCGGCTTGCAGAGGCAGTCGAGTGGTAGCAGCTTCGGCGAGAGCTCGATCTCGGGGGACTATTACCCGCCCTCGCTGTCGAATCCGGAGGGGGTTTTTAGTCATTTCAGCGACGGCGGCAGTGATTTGAGGGTGAAGGCGGCGGAGGCATCGGGAAGGAGCTCGTCTCGGAAGAGCTGGGCGCAGCAGACGGAGGAGAGCTACCAATTGCAGCTGGCGTTGGCTCTTCGCCTCTCCTCCGAAGCCACCTGTGCTGATGACCCTAATTTGTTGGATCCGGCGCCGGATGAATCTGCTTACCGCCCTTCTTCTTCCGCGGATGCTATTTCTCACCGATTCTGG GTAAATGGCTGTTTATCATACTACGACAAAATACCTGACGGATTTTACTCCATCCATGGGATGGATCCATATGTCTGGGCTGTATGCTCTGATCTTCAGGAAAGTGGCCGAATTCCATCTCTTGATTCAATGAAGGCTATTGATCCTGCCACTATGTCTTCTGTTGAAGTGATTGTAGTTGACAGACGTGTTGATCCTAGCTTGAGAGAGTTACAAAACCAGATTCATACAAAGTCATCTAGTAGCCTTACAGCCAACGAAGTTGTTGACCAGCTTGCAAAGATAGTTTGCACTCATATGGG gCATGCAGCTTCTAATGGGGAAGAGGACTTAATTAAGATATGGAAACAGCATAGTGATAACTTGAAAGATTGCTTGGGGTCAGTTGTTCTACCGATTGGCAGTGTGTCTGTGGGCCTATGCAAGCACAGATCGTTACTATTCAAA GTTTTAGCTGACATTATCGGACTACCATGTCGGATTGCGAAAGGATGTAAATTTTGTAATCGAGAAGATGGTTCCTCATGTCTGGTTCGTTTTGAGCTGGACAG GGAGTATCTTATTGATCTTATTGAGAAACCAGGATGCTTAAGTGATCCCGATTCAATGTCAAATGGTCCGTCTACCATCTCAATTTCTTCTCCACTGCGTTTTCCGCGATCCAAGAAGGTGGAGCCTACAATTGACTTCAGGTTGCTGGCAAAACAGTACTTCTTGGAATTCCAATCGCTTAACCAGATATTTGATGAGTCATTAGCAG CTGGACCTGTTACTGATGCTGGTGCTGGTGATCCCTTATTCCCTAGACAATCAGAGAAGATTAATGATGACAGGACTGGCACTCCTCCAAGCTTAAGTAAGGAGGAGGAAGTTTCTC GCAAATTAATAGGTTCAACACCTTTAAAGCCCCCTCCTGCAGTCCGACATAATGGTTTGCCAGGTCCCAGAGGAAATGGAAATAAGGATTGGAGGTCTATTGGTGGAAATATGTTATTTCAAACCAAATCAAGTGCTGAACTAGCCTTTGATATCGAAGAGCTGAAGATTCACTGGGATGATCTAGTTATAAAGGAGAGAATTGGGGCAG GTTCTTTTGGTACAGTTCATCGTGCTGAATGGAATGATTCG GATGTAGCCGTGAAAATTCTTATGGAACAAGATTTTCATGCAGAGAGGTTCAAGGAATTTTTACGAGAG GTGGCAATCATGAAAAGATTGCGTCATCCTAATATAGTGCTCCTTATGGGAGCTGTGACAGAGCCACCAAACTTGTCCATCATAACAGAATATTTATCCAG AGGTAGCCTGTATAGACTTTTGCATAAACATGGTACAAGAGAGATGTTGGATGAGAGACGTCGGTTGA GCAAAGGGGATGAATTATCTTCACAAGCACAACCCTCCCATTGTTCATAG
- the LOC121748535 gene encoding serine/threonine-protein kinase CTR1-like isoform X1, whose amino-acid sequence MEMPGRRSNYTLLSQIPDDPPFLPAPPKFSAANPPPQPYYYESHSADTSKLKSDRIGGSAAAYDWDAIDQRMISQQSRIGATSFAGGSFGLQRQSSGSSFGESSISGDYYPPSLSNPEGVFSHFSDGGSDLRVKAAEASGRSSSRKSWAQQTEESYQLQLALALRLSSEATCADDPNLLDPAPDESAYRPSSSADAISHRFWVNGCLSYYDKIPDGFYSIHGMDPYVWAVCSDLQESGRIPSLDSMKAIDPATMSSVEVIVVDRRVDPSLRELQNQIHTKSSSSLTANEVVDQLAKIVCTHMGHAASNGEEDLIKIWKQHSDNLKDCLGSVVLPIGSVSVGLCKHRSLLFKVLADIIGLPCRIAKGCKFCNREDGSSCLVRFELDREYLIDLIEKPGCLSDPDSMSNGPSTISISSPLRFPRSKKVEPTIDFRLLAKQYFLEFQSLNQIFDESLAAGPVTDAGAGDPLFPRQSEKINDDRTGTPPSLSKEEEVSRKLIGSTPLKPPPAVRHNGLPGPRGNGNKDWRSIGGNMLFQTKSSAELAFDIEELKIHWDDLVIKERIGAGSFGTVHRAEWNDSDVAVKILMEQDFHAERFKEFLREVAIMKRLRHPNIVLLMGAVTEPPNLSIITEYLSRGSLYRLLHKHGTREMLDERRRLSMAYDVAKGMNYLHKHNPPIVHRDLKSPNLLVDIKFTVKVCDFGLSRFKANTFLSSKSAAGTPEWMAPEVLRDEPSNEKSDVYSFGVILWELATLQQPWGNLNPAQVVAAVGFKGKRLEIPEDMNPQVAAIIISCWANEPWKRPSFSSIMESLAPLIKSPSRTKPASRGELT is encoded by the exons ATGGAAATGCCCGGCCGCCGCTCCAATTACACCTTGCTGAGCCAAATTCCCGACGACCCGCCCTTCCTCCCCGCGCCGCCCAAATTCTCAGCCGCCAACCCGCCTCCGCAGCCCTACTACTACGAATCGCACTCCGCCGACACTAGCAAGCTCAAATCCGACCGAATAGGTGGATCGGCCGCCGCATACGACTGGGACGCGATCGATCAGCGGATGATTTCGCAGCAGAGCCGGATCGGAGCGACCTCGTTCGCCGGCGGCTCCTTCGGCTTGCAGAGGCAGTCGAGTGGTAGCAGCTTCGGCGAGAGCTCGATCTCGGGGGACTATTACCCGCCCTCGCTGTCGAATCCGGAGGGGGTTTTTAGTCATTTCAGCGACGGCGGCAGTGATTTGAGGGTGAAGGCGGCGGAGGCATCGGGAAGGAGCTCGTCTCGGAAGAGCTGGGCGCAGCAGACGGAGGAGAGCTACCAATTGCAGCTGGCGTTGGCTCTTCGCCTCTCCTCCGAAGCCACCTGTGCTGATGACCCTAATTTGTTGGATCCGGCGCCGGATGAATCTGCTTACCGCCCTTCTTCTTCCGCGGATGCTATTTCTCACCGATTCTGG GTAAATGGCTGTTTATCATACTACGACAAAATACCTGACGGATTTTACTCCATCCATGGGATGGATCCATATGTCTGGGCTGTATGCTCTGATCTTCAGGAAAGTGGCCGAATTCCATCTCTTGATTCAATGAAGGCTATTGATCCTGCCACTATGTCTTCTGTTGAAGTGATTGTAGTTGACAGACGTGTTGATCCTAGCTTGAGAGAGTTACAAAACCAGATTCATACAAAGTCATCTAGTAGCCTTACAGCCAACGAAGTTGTTGACCAGCTTGCAAAGATAGTTTGCACTCATATGGG gCATGCAGCTTCTAATGGGGAAGAGGACTTAATTAAGATATGGAAACAGCATAGTGATAACTTGAAAGATTGCTTGGGGTCAGTTGTTCTACCGATTGGCAGTGTGTCTGTGGGCCTATGCAAGCACAGATCGTTACTATTCAAA GTTTTAGCTGACATTATCGGACTACCATGTCGGATTGCGAAAGGATGTAAATTTTGTAATCGAGAAGATGGTTCCTCATGTCTGGTTCGTTTTGAGCTGGACAG GGAGTATCTTATTGATCTTATTGAGAAACCAGGATGCTTAAGTGATCCCGATTCAATGTCAAATGGTCCGTCTACCATCTCAATTTCTTCTCCACTGCGTTTTCCGCGATCCAAGAAGGTGGAGCCTACAATTGACTTCAGGTTGCTGGCAAAACAGTACTTCTTGGAATTCCAATCGCTTAACCAGATATTTGATGAGTCATTAGCAG CTGGACCTGTTACTGATGCTGGTGCTGGTGATCCCTTATTCCCTAGACAATCAGAGAAGATTAATGATGACAGGACTGGCACTCCTCCAAGCTTAAGTAAGGAGGAGGAAGTTTCTC GCAAATTAATAGGTTCAACACCTTTAAAGCCCCCTCCTGCAGTCCGACATAATGGTTTGCCAGGTCCCAGAGGAAATGGAAATAAGGATTGGAGGTCTATTGGTGGAAATATGTTATTTCAAACCAAATCAAGTGCTGAACTAGCCTTTGATATCGAAGAGCTGAAGATTCACTGGGATGATCTAGTTATAAAGGAGAGAATTGGGGCAG GTTCTTTTGGTACAGTTCATCGTGCTGAATGGAATGATTCG GATGTAGCCGTGAAAATTCTTATGGAACAAGATTTTCATGCAGAGAGGTTCAAGGAATTTTTACGAGAG GTGGCAATCATGAAAAGATTGCGTCATCCTAATATAGTGCTCCTTATGGGAGCTGTGACAGAGCCACCAAACTTGTCCATCATAACAGAATATTTATCCAG AGGTAGCCTGTATAGACTTTTGCATAAACATGGTACAAGAGAGATGTTGGATGAGAGACGTCGGTTGAGTATGGCTTATGATGTG GCAAAGGGGATGAATTATCTTCACAAGCACAACCCTCCCATTGTTCATAGAGACTTGAAATCTCCCAATCTTTTAGTCGACATAAAGTTTACTGTTAAG GTTTGTGATTTTGGTCTTTCCCGTTTTAAAGCAAACACATTTCTTTCTTCCAAGTCTGCTGCTGGGACT CCTGAGTGGATGGCACCTGAAGTCCTCCGCGATGAACCATCAAATGAAAAATCAGACGTGTACAGTTTTGGTGTGATTTTATGGGAGCTTGCAACCTTGCAGCAACCATGGGGTAACTTGAATCCTGCACAG GTTGTAGCAGCAGTTGGTTTTAAAGGAAAGAGGCTTGAAATTCCCGAGGATATGAATCCTCAAGTTGCAGCCATAATCATATCTTGCTGGGCTAA tGAGCCCTGGAAACGGCCCTCCTTTTCCAGTATTATGGAATCTTTGGCACCACTAATTAAGTCTCCTTCGAGAACCAAACCAGCAAGCCGTGGAGAACTGACTTGA
- the LOC121748535 gene encoding serine/threonine-protein kinase CTR1-like isoform X2, which produces MEMPGRRSNYTLLSQIPDDPPFLPAPPKFSAANPPPQPYYYESHSADTSKLKSDRIGGSAAAYDWDAIDQRMISQQSRIGATSFAGGSFGLQRQSSGSSFGESSISGDYYPPSLSNPEGVFSHFSDGGSDLRVKAAEASGRSSSRKSWAQQTEESYQLQLALALRLSSEATCADDPNLLDPAPDESAYRPSSSADAISHRFWVNGCLSYYDKIPDGFYSIHGMDPYVWAVCSDLQESGRIPSLDSMKAIDPATMSSVEVIVVDRRVDPSLRELQNQIHTKSSSSLTANEVVDQLAKIVCTHMGHAASNGEEDLIKIWKQHSDNLKDCLGSVVLPIGSVSVGLCKHRSLLFKVLADIIGLPCRIAKGCKFCNREDGSSCLVRFELDREYLIDLIEKPGCLSDPDSMSNGPSTISISSPLRFPRSKKVEPTIDFRLLAKQYFLEFQSLNQIFDESLAAGPVTDAGAGDPLFPRQSEKINDDRTGTPPSLSKLIGSTPLKPPPAVRHNGLPGPRGNGNKDWRSIGGNMLFQTKSSAELAFDIEELKIHWDDLVIKERIGAGSFGTVHRAEWNDSDVAVKILMEQDFHAERFKEFLREVAIMKRLRHPNIVLLMGAVTEPPNLSIITEYLSRGSLYRLLHKHGTREMLDERRRLSMAYDVAKGMNYLHKHNPPIVHRDLKSPNLLVDIKFTVKVCDFGLSRFKANTFLSSKSAAGTPEWMAPEVLRDEPSNEKSDVYSFGVILWELATLQQPWGNLNPAQVVAAVGFKGKRLEIPEDMNPQVAAIIISCWANEPWKRPSFSSIMESLAPLIKSPSRTKPASRGELT; this is translated from the exons ATGGAAATGCCCGGCCGCCGCTCCAATTACACCTTGCTGAGCCAAATTCCCGACGACCCGCCCTTCCTCCCCGCGCCGCCCAAATTCTCAGCCGCCAACCCGCCTCCGCAGCCCTACTACTACGAATCGCACTCCGCCGACACTAGCAAGCTCAAATCCGACCGAATAGGTGGATCGGCCGCCGCATACGACTGGGACGCGATCGATCAGCGGATGATTTCGCAGCAGAGCCGGATCGGAGCGACCTCGTTCGCCGGCGGCTCCTTCGGCTTGCAGAGGCAGTCGAGTGGTAGCAGCTTCGGCGAGAGCTCGATCTCGGGGGACTATTACCCGCCCTCGCTGTCGAATCCGGAGGGGGTTTTTAGTCATTTCAGCGACGGCGGCAGTGATTTGAGGGTGAAGGCGGCGGAGGCATCGGGAAGGAGCTCGTCTCGGAAGAGCTGGGCGCAGCAGACGGAGGAGAGCTACCAATTGCAGCTGGCGTTGGCTCTTCGCCTCTCCTCCGAAGCCACCTGTGCTGATGACCCTAATTTGTTGGATCCGGCGCCGGATGAATCTGCTTACCGCCCTTCTTCTTCCGCGGATGCTATTTCTCACCGATTCTGG GTAAATGGCTGTTTATCATACTACGACAAAATACCTGACGGATTTTACTCCATCCATGGGATGGATCCATATGTCTGGGCTGTATGCTCTGATCTTCAGGAAAGTGGCCGAATTCCATCTCTTGATTCAATGAAGGCTATTGATCCTGCCACTATGTCTTCTGTTGAAGTGATTGTAGTTGACAGACGTGTTGATCCTAGCTTGAGAGAGTTACAAAACCAGATTCATACAAAGTCATCTAGTAGCCTTACAGCCAACGAAGTTGTTGACCAGCTTGCAAAGATAGTTTGCACTCATATGGG gCATGCAGCTTCTAATGGGGAAGAGGACTTAATTAAGATATGGAAACAGCATAGTGATAACTTGAAAGATTGCTTGGGGTCAGTTGTTCTACCGATTGGCAGTGTGTCTGTGGGCCTATGCAAGCACAGATCGTTACTATTCAAA GTTTTAGCTGACATTATCGGACTACCATGTCGGATTGCGAAAGGATGTAAATTTTGTAATCGAGAAGATGGTTCCTCATGTCTGGTTCGTTTTGAGCTGGACAG GGAGTATCTTATTGATCTTATTGAGAAACCAGGATGCTTAAGTGATCCCGATTCAATGTCAAATGGTCCGTCTACCATCTCAATTTCTTCTCCACTGCGTTTTCCGCGATCCAAGAAGGTGGAGCCTACAATTGACTTCAGGTTGCTGGCAAAACAGTACTTCTTGGAATTCCAATCGCTTAACCAGATATTTGATGAGTCATTAGCAG CTGGACCTGTTACTGATGCTGGTGCTGGTGATCCCTTATTCCCTAGACAATCAGAGAAGATTAATGATGACAGGACTGGCACTCCTCCAAGCTTAA GCAAATTAATAGGTTCAACACCTTTAAAGCCCCCTCCTGCAGTCCGACATAATGGTTTGCCAGGTCCCAGAGGAAATGGAAATAAGGATTGGAGGTCTATTGGTGGAAATATGTTATTTCAAACCAAATCAAGTGCTGAACTAGCCTTTGATATCGAAGAGCTGAAGATTCACTGGGATGATCTAGTTATAAAGGAGAGAATTGGGGCAG GTTCTTTTGGTACAGTTCATCGTGCTGAATGGAATGATTCG GATGTAGCCGTGAAAATTCTTATGGAACAAGATTTTCATGCAGAGAGGTTCAAGGAATTTTTACGAGAG GTGGCAATCATGAAAAGATTGCGTCATCCTAATATAGTGCTCCTTATGGGAGCTGTGACAGAGCCACCAAACTTGTCCATCATAACAGAATATTTATCCAG AGGTAGCCTGTATAGACTTTTGCATAAACATGGTACAAGAGAGATGTTGGATGAGAGACGTCGGTTGAGTATGGCTTATGATGTG GCAAAGGGGATGAATTATCTTCACAAGCACAACCCTCCCATTGTTCATAGAGACTTGAAATCTCCCAATCTTTTAGTCGACATAAAGTTTACTGTTAAG GTTTGTGATTTTGGTCTTTCCCGTTTTAAAGCAAACACATTTCTTTCTTCCAAGTCTGCTGCTGGGACT CCTGAGTGGATGGCACCTGAAGTCCTCCGCGATGAACCATCAAATGAAAAATCAGACGTGTACAGTTTTGGTGTGATTTTATGGGAGCTTGCAACCTTGCAGCAACCATGGGGTAACTTGAATCCTGCACAG GTTGTAGCAGCAGTTGGTTTTAAAGGAAAGAGGCTTGAAATTCCCGAGGATATGAATCCTCAAGTTGCAGCCATAATCATATCTTGCTGGGCTAA tGAGCCCTGGAAACGGCCCTCCTTTTCCAGTATTATGGAATCTTTGGCACCACTAATTAAGTCTCCTTCGAGAACCAAACCAGCAAGCCGTGGAGAACTGACTTGA
- the LOC121748535 gene encoding serine/threonine-protein kinase CTR1-like isoform X4, protein MEMPGRRSNYTLLSQIPDDPPFLPAPPKFSAANPPPQPYYYESHSADTSKLKSDRIGGSAAAYDWDAIDQRMISQQSRIGATSFAGGSFGLQRQSSGSSFGESSISGDYYPPSLSNPEGVFSHFSDGGSDLRVKAAEASGRSSSRKSWAQQTEESYQLQLALALRLSSEATCADDPNLLDPAPDESAYRPSSSADAISHRFWVNGCLSYYDKIPDGFYSIHGMDPYVWAVCSDLQESGRIPSLDSMKAIDPATMSSVEVIVVDRRVDPSLRELQNQIHTKSSSSLTANEVVDQLAKIVCTHMGHAASNGEEDLIKIWKQHSDNLKDCLGSVVLPIGSVSVGLCKHRSLLFKVLADIIGLPCRIAKGCKFCNREDGSSCLVRFELDREYLIDLIEKPGCLSDPDSMSNGPSTISISSPLRFPRSKKVEPTIDFRLLAKQYFLEFQSLNQIFDESLAAGPVTDAGAGDPLFPRQSEKINDDRTGTPPSLSKEEEVSRKLIGSTPLKPPPAVRHNGLPGPRGNGNKDWRSIGGNMLFQTKSSAELAFDIEELKIHWDDLVIKERIGAGSFGTVHRAEWNDSDVAVKILMEQDFHAERFKEFLREVAIMKRLRHPNIVLLMGAVTEPPNLSIITEYLSRGSLYRLLHKHGTREMLDERRRLSMAYDVVCVQFALQRG, encoded by the exons ATGGAAATGCCCGGCCGCCGCTCCAATTACACCTTGCTGAGCCAAATTCCCGACGACCCGCCCTTCCTCCCCGCGCCGCCCAAATTCTCAGCCGCCAACCCGCCTCCGCAGCCCTACTACTACGAATCGCACTCCGCCGACACTAGCAAGCTCAAATCCGACCGAATAGGTGGATCGGCCGCCGCATACGACTGGGACGCGATCGATCAGCGGATGATTTCGCAGCAGAGCCGGATCGGAGCGACCTCGTTCGCCGGCGGCTCCTTCGGCTTGCAGAGGCAGTCGAGTGGTAGCAGCTTCGGCGAGAGCTCGATCTCGGGGGACTATTACCCGCCCTCGCTGTCGAATCCGGAGGGGGTTTTTAGTCATTTCAGCGACGGCGGCAGTGATTTGAGGGTGAAGGCGGCGGAGGCATCGGGAAGGAGCTCGTCTCGGAAGAGCTGGGCGCAGCAGACGGAGGAGAGCTACCAATTGCAGCTGGCGTTGGCTCTTCGCCTCTCCTCCGAAGCCACCTGTGCTGATGACCCTAATTTGTTGGATCCGGCGCCGGATGAATCTGCTTACCGCCCTTCTTCTTCCGCGGATGCTATTTCTCACCGATTCTGG GTAAATGGCTGTTTATCATACTACGACAAAATACCTGACGGATTTTACTCCATCCATGGGATGGATCCATATGTCTGGGCTGTATGCTCTGATCTTCAGGAAAGTGGCCGAATTCCATCTCTTGATTCAATGAAGGCTATTGATCCTGCCACTATGTCTTCTGTTGAAGTGATTGTAGTTGACAGACGTGTTGATCCTAGCTTGAGAGAGTTACAAAACCAGATTCATACAAAGTCATCTAGTAGCCTTACAGCCAACGAAGTTGTTGACCAGCTTGCAAAGATAGTTTGCACTCATATGGG gCATGCAGCTTCTAATGGGGAAGAGGACTTAATTAAGATATGGAAACAGCATAGTGATAACTTGAAAGATTGCTTGGGGTCAGTTGTTCTACCGATTGGCAGTGTGTCTGTGGGCCTATGCAAGCACAGATCGTTACTATTCAAA GTTTTAGCTGACATTATCGGACTACCATGTCGGATTGCGAAAGGATGTAAATTTTGTAATCGAGAAGATGGTTCCTCATGTCTGGTTCGTTTTGAGCTGGACAG GGAGTATCTTATTGATCTTATTGAGAAACCAGGATGCTTAAGTGATCCCGATTCAATGTCAAATGGTCCGTCTACCATCTCAATTTCTTCTCCACTGCGTTTTCCGCGATCCAAGAAGGTGGAGCCTACAATTGACTTCAGGTTGCTGGCAAAACAGTACTTCTTGGAATTCCAATCGCTTAACCAGATATTTGATGAGTCATTAGCAG CTGGACCTGTTACTGATGCTGGTGCTGGTGATCCCTTATTCCCTAGACAATCAGAGAAGATTAATGATGACAGGACTGGCACTCCTCCAAGCTTAAGTAAGGAGGAGGAAGTTTCTC GCAAATTAATAGGTTCAACACCTTTAAAGCCCCCTCCTGCAGTCCGACATAATGGTTTGCCAGGTCCCAGAGGAAATGGAAATAAGGATTGGAGGTCTATTGGTGGAAATATGTTATTTCAAACCAAATCAAGTGCTGAACTAGCCTTTGATATCGAAGAGCTGAAGATTCACTGGGATGATCTAGTTATAAAGGAGAGAATTGGGGCAG GTTCTTTTGGTACAGTTCATCGTGCTGAATGGAATGATTCG GATGTAGCCGTGAAAATTCTTATGGAACAAGATTTTCATGCAGAGAGGTTCAAGGAATTTTTACGAGAG GTGGCAATCATGAAAAGATTGCGTCATCCTAATATAGTGCTCCTTATGGGAGCTGTGACAGAGCCACCAAACTTGTCCATCATAACAGAATATTTATCCAG AGGTAGCCTGTATAGACTTTTGCATAAACATGGTACAAGAGAGATGTTGGATGAGAGACGTCGGTTGAGTATGGCTTATGATGTGGTTTGTGTTCAATTTGCTTT GCAAAGGGGATGA
- the LOC121748969 gene encoding enolase-like: MATIKSVKARQIFDSRGNPTVEVDVYLSNGIMARAAVPSGASTGIYEALELRDGGSDYLGKGVAKAVNNVNSTIAPALVGKNPTEQTSIDNFMVQELDGTQNEWGWCKQKLGANAILAVSLAVCKAGAAVLNIPLYKHIANLAGNKKLVLPVPAFNVINGGSHAGNKLAMQEFMILPVGASSFTEAMKMGVEVYHHLKAVIKKKYGQDATNVGDEGGFAPNIQENKEGLELLKTAIAKAGYEGKVVIGMDVAASEFYGKDKTYDLNFKEENNNGSQKIPGDKLKDLYKSFVSEYPIVSIEDPFDQDDWGTYAKLTTEIGAKVQIVGDDLLVTNPKRVEKAIKEKTCNALLLKVNQIGSVTESIEAVRMSKRAGWGVMTSHRSGETEDTFIADLAVGLSTGQIKTGAPCRSERLAKYNQLLRIEEELGSAAVYAGANFRTPVEPY; encoded by the exons ATGGCAACCATCAAGTCCGTCAAGGCCCGCCAGATCTTCGACAGCCGTGGAAATCCCACTGTCGAG GTGGATGTGTATCTCTCTAATGGAATCATGGCAAGAGCTGCTGTTCCTAGTGGTGCATCCACTG GAATTTACGAGGCTCTTGAACTGAGAGATGGAGGATCGGACTACCTCGGAAAGGGCGTTGCCAAG GCCGTTAACAATGTGAACTCAACCATTGCACCGGCCCTTGTCGGAAAG AACCCGACCGAGCAGACTTCTATTGATAATTTCATGGTTCAAGAACTTGATGGAACTCAGAATGAATGGGGTTGGTGCAAGCAAAAG CTTGGTGCGAACGCGATTCTTGCTGTGTCTCTTGCCGTGTGCAAAGCTGGAGCTGCAGTCCTCAACATCCCTCTCTACAAG CATATTGCTAACTTGGCTGGTAACAAGAAGCTGGTTCTGCCAGTCCCGGCTTTCAATGTCATCAATGGGGGATCACATGCCGGAAACAAACTCGCTATGCAG GAGTTCATGATTCTCCCAGTTGGAGCTTCTTCTTTCACAGAGGCCATGAAGATGGGCGTGGAAGTATATCACCATTTGAAG GCTGTTATCAAGAAGAAGTATGGCCAAGATGCCACCAACGTCGGGGATGAGGGTGGCTTTGCTCCTAACATTCAG GAGAACAAGGAAGGCCTCGAGCTGCTTAAAACAGCTATTGCCAAAGCAGGCTATGAAGGAAAG GTTGTTATCGGAATGGATGTCGCTGCATCTGAATTTTATGGAAAAGACAAGACTTATGACTTGAACTTTAAGGAAGAG AACAACAACGGATCACAGAAGATCCCGGGTGACAAGCTCAAGGATCTGTACAAGTCTTTTGTTTCCGAGTATCCTATTGTGTCAATCGAAGATCCCTTCGACCAGGATGACTGGGGGACCTATGCAAAGCTCACCACAGAAATCGGTGCCAAAGTTCAGATCGTGGGAGACGATCTTCTTGTCACCAATCCTAAG AGAGTTGAGAAAGCAATCAAGGAGAAGACATGCAATGCTCTTCTTCTCAAG GTTAACCAGATAGGATCTGTGACCGAGAGTATTGAAGCGGTTAGGATGTCCAAGCGCGCTGGTTGGGGCGTTATGACCAGTCACCGGAG TGGAGAGACAGAGGACACGTTCATCGCTGATCTAGCTGTCGGTTTGTCCACG GGCCAAATTAAGACCGGGGCTCCTTGCAGATCCGAGCGTCTTGCTAAGTACAACCAG CTGTTGAGGATTGAGGAGGAACTTGGTTCAGCAGCAGTTTATGCAGGTGCCAACTTCCGAACGCCCGTTGAGCCCTATTAG